The following proteins are encoded in a genomic region of Tenebrio molitor chromosome 7, icTenMoli1.1, whole genome shotgun sequence:
- the LOC138135438 gene encoding zinc finger MIZ domain-containing protein 1-like isoform X2 has protein sequence MLGYTSYRDWSPAGATAQQQLSVVTTVWGVTTSTQSGPHGGFSGGPTPAGNPNYGNALKQGQPSYQTAYRQTGPGVGTYGAGNGMNGTEGGYGGGNALSTAAMVAAATATATATASVVALQDNGQFNSQQYSQGYQQRMMPMNGMSSMNGMNTMNPMSNMANMGMGNMHNTMMGNMAGTMGPKMGMQSPGPTNNSMYPRRMAPYPSPAMHITQKRGQQSYPSNGPCPTMNPNMNPNFNPNGQYPAYGTRQPTFNQYPTQQTLGPSGNFGPGGMGPVVRGSGTLRQTTPPYTNQSQYFPNGPMNQFSNDSQYINRNVNGQYGNTSQFQQDVAMRNNMNYQHSPIPGNPTPPLTPASSMPPYISPNPDVKPNFNEMKPPIPSQKDDELRLTFPVRDGIILPPFRLEHNLAVSNHVFQLKPTVHQTLMWRSDLELQLKCFHHEDRQMNTNWPASVQVSVNATPLIIDRGENKTSHKPLYLKDVCQPGRNTIQITVSACCCSHLFVLQLVHRPSVRSVLQGLLRKRLLTADHCIAKIKRNFSNTGSGPNMERDRDAVEQTALKVSLKCPITYKRITLPARGHDCKHIQCFDLESYLQMNCERGSWRCPVCNKPAQLEGLEVDQYMWGILNTLSSSEVDEVTIDSSANWKAAKGLGTTIKMEDDNDSCGAKRLNKAMSPGSMTLPTMNNWDMSQAMSPYIPPDMNSIASGSMMNGPPSYNNSRSNQYDFGSSTNSGNNEYSAGNGPLSHLSESVNSLDPLNAMEKSLNEQMPHTPHTPHTPHTPHTPGGTPGSAHTPGGNGPPSVPPASDHHNNSNSSNSSNSNNNSGNNTENTVPEIPSDLNFDPAAVIDGEGTGQEALNLLPDSVDPMELLSYLDPPDLNTPPSSGSSAGHANTSASDDLLALFE, from the exons ATGCTGGGATATACTTCCTACAG GGACTGGTCGCCAGCGGGCGCCACGGCCCAGCAGCAGTTGTCAGTCGTGACCACGGTGTGGGGAGTCACCACGTCTACTCAGTCGGGCCCCCACGGAGGCTTCTCGGGTGGCCCGACACCTGCAGGAAATCCAAACTACGGAAACGCTCTCAAACAAGGACAGCCTTCCTACCAGACGGCCTACAGGCAGACGGGGCCTGG gGTTGGCACTTATGGAGCTGGCAATGGCATGAACGGCACCGAAGGAGGGTACGGAGGCGGTAATGCATTGTCAACGGCTGCGATGGTAGCGGCTGCGACAGCAACGGCCACCGCCACCGCCAGCGTGGTGGCACTCCAGGACAACGGTCAGTTCAACAGCCAGCAGTATTCTCAGGGTTATCAGCAGAGGATGATGCCCATGAACGGCATGAGCAGCATGAACGGCATGAACACCATGAACCCCATGTCGAACATGGCCAACATGGGAATGGGCAACATGCACAACACCATGATGGGCAACATGGCCGGAACGATGGGTCCCAAGATGGGCATGCAGAGTCCGGGACCGACCAACAACTCGATGTATCCGAGACGGATGGCCCCCTACCCCTCCCCCGCGATGCACATAACGCAGAAACGGGGCCAACAATCGTACCCCAGCAACGGTCCCTGCCCCACGATGAACCCCAACATGAACCCCAATTTCAACCCCAACGGCCAGTACCCCGCCTACGGGACGCGACAGCCGACCTTCAACCAGTACCCGACGCAACAGACGCTCGGTCCCAGCGGGAACTTCGGACCTGGGGGGATGGGGCCGGTGGTGAGGGGGTCGGGGACGCTGAGGCAGACGACGCCGCCCTACACCAATCAGAGCCAGTACTTTCCGAACGGTCCCATGAACCAATTCTCCAACGATTCTCAGTACATCAATCGAAACGTGAACGGGCAATACGGCAATACCAGCCAGTTCCAGCAGGACGTGGCCATGAGGAACAACATGAACTACCAGCACAGCCCCATACCGGGGAACCCCACGCCTCCGCTCACCCCCGCCAGCAGCATGCCCCCCTACATCAGTCCCAACCCCGACGTCAAACCAAATTTCAACGAGATGAAACCCCCCATCCCCAGTCAGA AAGATGACGAACTCCGGCTGACCTTCCCCGTCAGGGACGGCATAATCCTTCCCCCCTTTCGGTTGGAGCACAACCTGGCCGTTAGCAATCACGTGTTCCAACTGAAACCCACCGTACACCAGACGCTGATGTGGCGTTCAGACCTAGAATTACAACTCAAGTGCTTCCATCACGAAGATCGACAGATGAACACGAACTGGCCGGCTTCCGTACAAGTCTCCGTTAACGCGACACCACTCATCATCGATCGGGGCGAGAACAAGACATCACACAAACCCCTCTACCTTAAAGATGTCTGCCAGCCGGGTCGCAACACCATACAGATCACGGTCTCGGCGTGCTGTTGC TCGCACTTGTTCGTCTTGCAACTGGTGCACAGGCCGAGCGTGAGGTCGGTGCTTCAAGGCCTACTGAGGAAGAGGCTGCTCACGGCCGACCATTGTATAGCGAAGATCAAGAGGAACTTCAGCAACACCGGCAGCGGCCCCAACATGGAGAGGGACCGAGACGCGGTCGAACAGACGGCCCTCAAGGTCTCCCTCAAGTGTCCCATCACGTACAAGAGGATAACACTGCCAGCGAGGGGACACGACTGCAAACACATCCAGTGCTTCGACTTGGAATCGTACCTCCAGATGAACTGCGAGAGGGGTTCTTGGAGGTGTCCGGTCTGCAA CAAACCGGCACAGTTGGAAGGCTTGGAGGTGGACCAGTACATGTGGGGTATCTTGAACACTCTGAGCAGCAGCGAGGTGGACGAGGTTACGATCGACAGCTCGGCCAACTGGAAGGCAGCCAAAGGTCTAGGTACAACAATAAAG atggAGGACGACAATGACTCCTGTGGAGCCAAACGATTAAACAAAGCAATGTCTCCCGGCAGCATGACGCTGCCAACCATGAACAATTGGGACATGTCCCAAGCTATGTCACCTTATATACCTCCAGACATGAACAGTATTGCAAGCGGGTCGATGATGAACGGCCCTCCTTCCTACAACAACTCCAGAAGCAATCAGTACGACTTCGGATCATCGACCAACTCAGGAAACAATGAGTATTCAGCAGGGAACGGACCGTTGTCCCACCTGAGCGAATCTGTAAACTCACTTGATCCACTGAACGCGATGGAGAAGAGTTTGAACGAGCAG ATGCCCCATACGCCTCACACACCGCACACCCCTCACACGCCCCATACCCCCGGAGGGACGCCGGGATCGGCCCACACACCGGGAGGTAACGGCCCACCTAGCGTTCCCCCAGCTTCGGATCACCACAATAACAGTAATAGTTCAAATAGTAGTAATAGCAACAACAACAGTGGGAACAACACTGAAAATACAGTTCCTGAAATACCCTCGGATCTGAACTTCGATCCGGCCGCTGTTATTGATGGTGAAGGTACAGGCCAGGAAGCACTCAAC TTGCTACCGGACAGCGTGGACCCAATGGAGTTGCTGTCCTACCTGGACCCCCCTGACCTGAATACGCCCCCATCTAGTGGTAGCAGTGCAGGGCACGCCAACACGTCTGCTAGTGATGACCTCCTTGCTCTGTTCGAATAA
- the LOC138135438 gene encoding zinc finger MIZ domain-containing protein 1-like isoform X1 yields MLGYTSYRDWSPAGATAQQQLSVVTTVWGVTTSTQSGPHGGFSGGPTPAGNPNYGNALKQGQPSYQTAYRQTGPGVGTYGAGNGMNGTEGGYGGGNALSTAAMVAAATATATATASVVALQDNGQFNSQQYSQGYQQRMMPMNGMSSMNGMNTMNPMSNMANMGMGNMHNTMMGNMAGTMGPKMGMQSPGPTNNSMYPRRMAPYPSPAMHITQKRGQQSYPSNGPCPTMNPNMNPNFNPNGQYPAYGTRQPTFNQYPTQQTLGPSGNFGPGGMGPVVRGSGTLRQTTPPYTNQSQYFPNGPMNQFSNDSQYINRNVNGQYGNTSQFQQDVAMRNNMNYQHSPIPGNPTPPLTPASSMPPYISPNPDVKPNFNEMKPPIPSQKDDELRLTFPVRDGIILPPFRLEHNLAVSNHVFQLKPTVHQTLMWRSDLELQLKCFHHEDRQMNTNWPASVQVSVNATPLIIDRGENKTSHKPLYLKDVCQPGRNTIQITVSACCCSHLFVLQLVHRPSVRSVLQGLLRKRLLTADHCIAKIKRNFSNTGSGPNMERDRDAVEQTALKVSLKCPITYKRITLPARGHDCKHIQCFDLESYLQMNCERGSWRCPVCKSDCSKPAQLEGLEVDQYMWGILNTLSSSEVDEVTIDSSANWKAAKGLGTTIKMEDDNDSCGAKRLNKAMSPGSMTLPTMNNWDMSQAMSPYIPPDMNSIASGSMMNGPPSYNNSRSNQYDFGSSTNSGNNEYSAGNGPLSHLSESVNSLDPLNAMEKSLNEQMPHTPHTPHTPHTPHTPGGTPGSAHTPGGNGPPSVPPASDHHNNSNSSNSSNSNNNSGNNTENTVPEIPSDLNFDPAAVIDGEGTGQEALNLLPDSVDPMELLSYLDPPDLNTPPSSGSSAGHANTSASDDLLALFE; encoded by the exons ATGCTGGGATATACTTCCTACAG GGACTGGTCGCCAGCGGGCGCCACGGCCCAGCAGCAGTTGTCAGTCGTGACCACGGTGTGGGGAGTCACCACGTCTACTCAGTCGGGCCCCCACGGAGGCTTCTCGGGTGGCCCGACACCTGCAGGAAATCCAAACTACGGAAACGCTCTCAAACAAGGACAGCCTTCCTACCAGACGGCCTACAGGCAGACGGGGCCTGG gGTTGGCACTTATGGAGCTGGCAATGGCATGAACGGCACCGAAGGAGGGTACGGAGGCGGTAATGCATTGTCAACGGCTGCGATGGTAGCGGCTGCGACAGCAACGGCCACCGCCACCGCCAGCGTGGTGGCACTCCAGGACAACGGTCAGTTCAACAGCCAGCAGTATTCTCAGGGTTATCAGCAGAGGATGATGCCCATGAACGGCATGAGCAGCATGAACGGCATGAACACCATGAACCCCATGTCGAACATGGCCAACATGGGAATGGGCAACATGCACAACACCATGATGGGCAACATGGCCGGAACGATGGGTCCCAAGATGGGCATGCAGAGTCCGGGACCGACCAACAACTCGATGTATCCGAGACGGATGGCCCCCTACCCCTCCCCCGCGATGCACATAACGCAGAAACGGGGCCAACAATCGTACCCCAGCAACGGTCCCTGCCCCACGATGAACCCCAACATGAACCCCAATTTCAACCCCAACGGCCAGTACCCCGCCTACGGGACGCGACAGCCGACCTTCAACCAGTACCCGACGCAACAGACGCTCGGTCCCAGCGGGAACTTCGGACCTGGGGGGATGGGGCCGGTGGTGAGGGGGTCGGGGACGCTGAGGCAGACGACGCCGCCCTACACCAATCAGAGCCAGTACTTTCCGAACGGTCCCATGAACCAATTCTCCAACGATTCTCAGTACATCAATCGAAACGTGAACGGGCAATACGGCAATACCAGCCAGTTCCAGCAGGACGTGGCCATGAGGAACAACATGAACTACCAGCACAGCCCCATACCGGGGAACCCCACGCCTCCGCTCACCCCCGCCAGCAGCATGCCCCCCTACATCAGTCCCAACCCCGACGTCAAACCAAATTTCAACGAGATGAAACCCCCCATCCCCAGTCAGA AAGATGACGAACTCCGGCTGACCTTCCCCGTCAGGGACGGCATAATCCTTCCCCCCTTTCGGTTGGAGCACAACCTGGCCGTTAGCAATCACGTGTTCCAACTGAAACCCACCGTACACCAGACGCTGATGTGGCGTTCAGACCTAGAATTACAACTCAAGTGCTTCCATCACGAAGATCGACAGATGAACACGAACTGGCCGGCTTCCGTACAAGTCTCCGTTAACGCGACACCACTCATCATCGATCGGGGCGAGAACAAGACATCACACAAACCCCTCTACCTTAAAGATGTCTGCCAGCCGGGTCGCAACACCATACAGATCACGGTCTCGGCGTGCTGTTGC TCGCACTTGTTCGTCTTGCAACTGGTGCACAGGCCGAGCGTGAGGTCGGTGCTTCAAGGCCTACTGAGGAAGAGGCTGCTCACGGCCGACCATTGTATAGCGAAGATCAAGAGGAACTTCAGCAACACCGGCAGCGGCCCCAACATGGAGAGGGACCGAGACGCGGTCGAACAGACGGCCCTCAAGGTCTCCCTCAAGTGTCCCATCACGTACAAGAGGATAACACTGCCAGCGAGGGGACACGACTGCAAACACATCCAGTGCTTCGACTTGGAATCGTACCTCCAGATGAACTGCGAGAGGGGTTCTTGGAGGTGTCCGGTCTGCAA ATCTGATTGCAGCAAACCGGCACAGTTGGAAGGCTTGGAGGTGGACCAGTACATGTGGGGTATCTTGAACACTCTGAGCAGCAGCGAGGTGGACGAGGTTACGATCGACAGCTCGGCCAACTGGAAGGCAGCCAAAGGTCTAGGTACAACAATAAAG atggAGGACGACAATGACTCCTGTGGAGCCAAACGATTAAACAAAGCAATGTCTCCCGGCAGCATGACGCTGCCAACCATGAACAATTGGGACATGTCCCAAGCTATGTCACCTTATATACCTCCAGACATGAACAGTATTGCAAGCGGGTCGATGATGAACGGCCCTCCTTCCTACAACAACTCCAGAAGCAATCAGTACGACTTCGGATCATCGACCAACTCAGGAAACAATGAGTATTCAGCAGGGAACGGACCGTTGTCCCACCTGAGCGAATCTGTAAACTCACTTGATCCACTGAACGCGATGGAGAAGAGTTTGAACGAGCAG ATGCCCCATACGCCTCACACACCGCACACCCCTCACACGCCCCATACCCCCGGAGGGACGCCGGGATCGGCCCACACACCGGGAGGTAACGGCCCACCTAGCGTTCCCCCAGCTTCGGATCACCACAATAACAGTAATAGTTCAAATAGTAGTAATAGCAACAACAACAGTGGGAACAACACTGAAAATACAGTTCCTGAAATACCCTCGGATCTGAACTTCGATCCGGCCGCTGTTATTGATGGTGAAGGTACAGGCCAGGAAGCACTCAAC TTGCTACCGGACAGCGTGGACCCAATGGAGTTGCTGTCCTACCTGGACCCCCCTGACCTGAATACGCCCCCATCTAGTGGTAGCAGTGCAGGGCACGCCAACACGTCTGCTAGTGATGACCTCCTTGCTCTGTTCGAATAA
- the LOC138135439 gene encoding uncharacterized protein isoform X1, with protein sequence MGATLKHHPTLLDWPVKTSGNLRKCLITCMVLTFVIIFFYYTQFNIHNLEEEIVVNLNYSKSKSLSGPPKYLIHTSKCRIPNDDPFNEDVKKFFHREEYVTCSKKPLLTYVETTDSVSTLHVNRSLLGTYSLFKISCCHSSVTRIVHANKSDDEVSFSECVPFESSVNITDLVVMVKCKTSLGVVYSNVHAAISSRHVPESKMKRNWTSETTPFGVLFVGIDSISKMNLVRTMPKTYEFLRGRDFYDLKGYTKIGDNTFPNLMAILTGKTWTQVYEHCDPKKNKMNNCDMIWDKFSDLGYITAYAEDESSIGTFNYNRKGFASPPTDFYMRPYVIATEQLPSIKKFGMHTCSGPESSGERIMNLAKDFAVTFPHHPKFGLFWMNTFSHDNLNLPSSMDAKVEQFLRGIYDHLNNTIFVFFSDHGFRFGEIRYTHTGWLEERLPYIYIHLPKRFKERHPAEFNNFLTNTKRLSNPFDVHMTLQDVLLSANQTYSVRPSLACPKCHSLFKEIDEARTCKDCAIEQHWCMCSGHSYVNPAKKIVVDSAEFIVSQINALVKADEEGHKCAYYYLKKIVSSGMSESYLNELNHTVNFFLIMLETRPPAMFEATVEVAVQHHKLPSFRLLGDISRTNRYRDNSKCIQNSLKKYCYCDGLFTSITSAICNFLNCV encoded by the exons ATGGGAGCTACTCTCAAACACCACCCAACCCTGCTC gATTGGCCCGTCAAAACGAGTGGAAACTTGCGAAAATGCCTGATTACGTGTATGGTCCTAACTTTCGTAATAATCTTTTTCTATTATACCCAATTCAATATTCACAACTTAGAAGAAGAAATTGTAGTGAATCTAAATT ATTCCAAATCCAAGAGTTTAAGTGGTCCACCCAAATACCTGATCCACACGTCAAAATGTCGGATACCCAACGACGATCCGTTCAACGAAGACGTAAAGAAGTTTTTCCATCGGGAGGAGTACGTCACATGTTCCAAGAAGCCGCTTTTGACGTACGTCGAGACGACAGACTCGGTATCGACGTTGCACGTGAATCGGAGTCTTCTCGGTACTTACAGCCTCTTCAAAATTTCTTGTTGCCACTCGTCCGTGACGAGAATCGTCCACGCCAACAAATCCGACGATGAAGTGAG CTTTTCAGAATGTGTTCCGTTCGAGAGCAGCGTGAACATAACGGATTTGGTGGTGATGGTCAAGTGCAAAACCTCACTCGGTGTGGTCTACTCGAACGTGCACGCGGCCATCAGCTCCCGACATGTCCCCGAAAGCAAGATGAAACGCAACTGGACCTCAGAAACGACCCCTTTCGGTGTTTTATTTGTGGGAATCGACAGCATTTCCAAGATGAATCTGGTCCGCACGATGCCAAAAACGTACGAGTTCTTGCGGGGACGAGACTTTTACGATCTGAAAGGGTACACCAAGATCGGCGACAATACATTTCCTAATTTAATGGCGATATTGACTGGTAAGACTTGGACCCAAGTCTACGAACACTGTGACCCCAAAAAGAATAAGATGAATAACTGTGATATGATATGGGATAAATTTAGTGATTTAGGATACATAACGGCGTACGCGGAAGACGAATCGAGCATAGGGACTTTCAACTACAACCGCAAAGGATTCGCCAGTCCTCCAACAGATTTCTACATGAGACCGTACGTGATAGCGACTGAACAATTGCCTTCCATCAAGAAATTCGGGATGCACACTTGTTCAGGACCGGAGAGTAGCGGAGAGAGGATCATGAATCTCGCCAAGGACTTCGCGGTCACCTTTCCGCACCATCCAAAATTCGGACTCTTCTGGATGAACACGTTCAGTCACGACAACTTGAATCTGCCGTCCTCGATGGATGCAAAAGTCGAACAGTTTTTGAGAGGAATCTACGACCATCTGAACAACACCATTTTTGTATTCTTCAGCGACCACGGATTCAGATTCGGGGAAATCCGCTACACTCACACCGGATGGCTTGAAGAACGCCTGCCCTACATCTACATCCATTTACCGAAGAGATTCAAGGAGCGCCACCCCGCTGAATTCAACAATTTCCTAACAAACACCAAAAGACTTTCGAACCCTTTCGACGTCCACATGACTCTGCAAGACGTTTTACTCTCCGCCAACCAGACCTACTCGGTCCGGCCGAGTCTCGCATGTCCTAAATGTCATTCTTTGTTCAAAGAAATCGACGAAGCTCGGACCTGCAAAGACTGCGCCATCGAACAGCACTGGTGTATGTGTTCCGGTCACTCTTACGTCAACCCCGCCAAGAAGATTGTTGTGGATTCGGCGGAGTTCATTGTTTCGCAGATAAACGCGCTTGTCAAGGCTGACGAAGAGGGACACAAGTGCGCTTATTACTACCTGAAGAAGATAGTGTCTTCGGGAATGTCGGAGAGTTACTTAAACGAACTCAACCACACCGTCAACTTCTTTCTCATCATGCTGGAGACCAGACCGCCGGCAATGTTTGAAGCAACTGTGGAAGTTGCGGTGCAGCATCACAAGTTGCCTAGTTTTCGTTTGTTAGGTGATATTAGTCGTACAAATAGGTATCGTGACAATAGCAAATGTattcaaaattctttgaaaaaatattgctACTGTGATGGGCTCTTCACTTCTATTACAAGTGccatatgtaattttttaaattgtgtttaa
- the LOC138135439 gene encoding uncharacterized protein isoform X2, translating to MSRWKFRDWPVKTSGNLRKCLITCMVLTFVIIFFYYTQFNIHNLEEEIVVNLNYSKSKSLSGPPKYLIHTSKCRIPNDDPFNEDVKKFFHREEYVTCSKKPLLTYVETTDSVSTLHVNRSLLGTYSLFKISCCHSSVTRIVHANKSDDEVSFSECVPFESSVNITDLVVMVKCKTSLGVVYSNVHAAISSRHVPESKMKRNWTSETTPFGVLFVGIDSISKMNLVRTMPKTYEFLRGRDFYDLKGYTKIGDNTFPNLMAILTGKTWTQVYEHCDPKKNKMNNCDMIWDKFSDLGYITAYAEDESSIGTFNYNRKGFASPPTDFYMRPYVIATEQLPSIKKFGMHTCSGPESSGERIMNLAKDFAVTFPHHPKFGLFWMNTFSHDNLNLPSSMDAKVEQFLRGIYDHLNNTIFVFFSDHGFRFGEIRYTHTGWLEERLPYIYIHLPKRFKERHPAEFNNFLTNTKRLSNPFDVHMTLQDVLLSANQTYSVRPSLACPKCHSLFKEIDEARTCKDCAIEQHWCMCSGHSYVNPAKKIVVDSAEFIVSQINALVKADEEGHKCAYYYLKKIVSSGMSESYLNELNHTVNFFLIMLETRPPAMFEATVEVAVQHHKLPSFRLLGDISRTNRYRDNSKCIQNSLKKYCYCDGLFTSITSAICNFLNCV from the exons ATGAGTCGGTGGAAATTCAGA gATTGGCCCGTCAAAACGAGTGGAAACTTGCGAAAATGCCTGATTACGTGTATGGTCCTAACTTTCGTAATAATCTTTTTCTATTATACCCAATTCAATATTCACAACTTAGAAGAAGAAATTGTAGTGAATCTAAATT ATTCCAAATCCAAGAGTTTAAGTGGTCCACCCAAATACCTGATCCACACGTCAAAATGTCGGATACCCAACGACGATCCGTTCAACGAAGACGTAAAGAAGTTTTTCCATCGGGAGGAGTACGTCACATGTTCCAAGAAGCCGCTTTTGACGTACGTCGAGACGACAGACTCGGTATCGACGTTGCACGTGAATCGGAGTCTTCTCGGTACTTACAGCCTCTTCAAAATTTCTTGTTGCCACTCGTCCGTGACGAGAATCGTCCACGCCAACAAATCCGACGATGAAGTGAG CTTTTCAGAATGTGTTCCGTTCGAGAGCAGCGTGAACATAACGGATTTGGTGGTGATGGTCAAGTGCAAAACCTCACTCGGTGTGGTCTACTCGAACGTGCACGCGGCCATCAGCTCCCGACATGTCCCCGAAAGCAAGATGAAACGCAACTGGACCTCAGAAACGACCCCTTTCGGTGTTTTATTTGTGGGAATCGACAGCATTTCCAAGATGAATCTGGTCCGCACGATGCCAAAAACGTACGAGTTCTTGCGGGGACGAGACTTTTACGATCTGAAAGGGTACACCAAGATCGGCGACAATACATTTCCTAATTTAATGGCGATATTGACTGGTAAGACTTGGACCCAAGTCTACGAACACTGTGACCCCAAAAAGAATAAGATGAATAACTGTGATATGATATGGGATAAATTTAGTGATTTAGGATACATAACGGCGTACGCGGAAGACGAATCGAGCATAGGGACTTTCAACTACAACCGCAAAGGATTCGCCAGTCCTCCAACAGATTTCTACATGAGACCGTACGTGATAGCGACTGAACAATTGCCTTCCATCAAGAAATTCGGGATGCACACTTGTTCAGGACCGGAGAGTAGCGGAGAGAGGATCATGAATCTCGCCAAGGACTTCGCGGTCACCTTTCCGCACCATCCAAAATTCGGACTCTTCTGGATGAACACGTTCAGTCACGACAACTTGAATCTGCCGTCCTCGATGGATGCAAAAGTCGAACAGTTTTTGAGAGGAATCTACGACCATCTGAACAACACCATTTTTGTATTCTTCAGCGACCACGGATTCAGATTCGGGGAAATCCGCTACACTCACACCGGATGGCTTGAAGAACGCCTGCCCTACATCTACATCCATTTACCGAAGAGATTCAAGGAGCGCCACCCCGCTGAATTCAACAATTTCCTAACAAACACCAAAAGACTTTCGAACCCTTTCGACGTCCACATGACTCTGCAAGACGTTTTACTCTCCGCCAACCAGACCTACTCGGTCCGGCCGAGTCTCGCATGTCCTAAATGTCATTCTTTGTTCAAAGAAATCGACGAAGCTCGGACCTGCAAAGACTGCGCCATCGAACAGCACTGGTGTATGTGTTCCGGTCACTCTTACGTCAACCCCGCCAAGAAGATTGTTGTGGATTCGGCGGAGTTCATTGTTTCGCAGATAAACGCGCTTGTCAAGGCTGACGAAGAGGGACACAAGTGCGCTTATTACTACCTGAAGAAGATAGTGTCTTCGGGAATGTCGGAGAGTTACTTAAACGAACTCAACCACACCGTCAACTTCTTTCTCATCATGCTGGAGACCAGACCGCCGGCAATGTTTGAAGCAACTGTGGAAGTTGCGGTGCAGCATCACAAGTTGCCTAGTTTTCGTTTGTTAGGTGATATTAGTCGTACAAATAGGTATCGTGACAATAGCAAATGTattcaaaattctttgaaaaaatattgctACTGTGATGGGCTCTTCACTTCTATTACAAGTGccatatgtaattttttaaattgtgtttaa